A window of Colias croceus chromosome 13, ilColCroc2.1 genomic DNA:
GGTGAAGGTCGACCTAtgttcggatcttagaccacaCTTTATACCACACTAAAGTATAATGATTTTTGCACTTGGCAATAAAAAGTCAACGTCATGCTTAGACCTTGTGAAAGTGACATGTCTGAGAAGTGAGAAGTGAGATGGTATGACGTATGTCAATCAATTGACATATTCCATTCTTTTCCAAGTTCGCACgagatataaaaattttataataaaatttaatttaaaaacaacaatcGAATTATAACTACACGAATAGACGAATTTGTATCAGGACATACATTTGAAAGTAAAACCTAACCATAAGCAAAACTATGGCTTTTTACTGTGGTAGCAGGTATGTTTACAtctctaaaatattatgtaatgagTAATCTGCATGTTTCGCTTTATGATTGATTAAATACGTTGTGTTTTGTTACAGATTGGGCTCCAACTCATTATTGGGTAACTTTGCTAAGTTCCGCACTGCATTGGGCACGGCTCAATATGCGCAATCGGCAGCTGTACCTAAAGTCAGCTTTAAGAAATATGAACCTCCTAAGGAGGAACACTACGATATAAGAAATGCTCGTCTCCAACGCCCAATGTCTCCTCACCTTACCATCTACAAACCCCAACTAACTAGTATTTTATCTGTTACCCACAGAGCTgcaggtaattttttttaaatattatttttcagcaTTAATGCATctctgttatttatattattaatctatCATACAATTAACCTAAATAGGTTCATTATACATCTTAATTTAGATCACAAAGCATTCTtcgttatttataatacacaaTTATCtgtttgttttaggtattatGCTATCAGGGTACATTACTGCACTGGGCGTAGGTGCACTAGTCTTGCCTCATGACGTTGCTCACTATGTAACAATGATCGAAGGATTAAATCTATCTCCGGCAACTATATTCCTTGCAAAAGCAATCTTGGCAGCTCCATTTGGATATCATTTTGCTAATGGAATCAGGCATTTATATTGGGACACAGCTAAAGGTTTGACCATCAAGGAAGTATACTCGACAGGATATGCAATGTTGGCTGGGGCAGTAGCTGTTACACTATTTTTAGCAGCAttgtaagtaaaataattagcaAATGTTCtgagtattatttattgttcttaTAAGTgatgtaataaattttctttaacagacatttgtttttatttctaaagttCTTAATAACTACATACAGTATAAAAAATTAGGCAACACCACATGAGTTTAATACATCATGAATAgttttgaatttttcaaaGTCCAGTTTCTCCGTAGTAGCGAGACCCTTTGCAGCATTCtggaatgaaaaaatatattaatatacatgTTTGCTGCATAGtatcaatatttatgttgATATTATCATCATATTGAAAACACTCACATTGAAAATAACATTGTTATTCTTAAGGAATTCTCCATAAATGTTAAACAAATCTGTTCTTGTGTCGAGTAATTGTGCCAGACTTAGTGGTGTGTGTGCGATGGATACATCGGAAAGGAAATCTTTAGCTGACAGCCATGTTCTGGAAGGTTCCATCACTAAGTTGCATGTAGCGAAGTTGCTCAGAGAATCTCTACCGCCAGCATCTCGGTTCAGACATATTAGTTCATATTGAGATGAATCAAAGCTTGATAGATCAGCACCTGGAAAAAGaagttcattaaaataaaataaataaatattgctccgttcctgttggtcttagcgtgatgagatttaatatagcctataataaccttcctcgataaatgggctatctagcactaaacaaatttttcaagattagcgtgttcaaacaaacaaacaaaccaactcttcagctttattagtaaaggtattaaaaacataatacattttaggGATTTTTACTGTAAGAAATGTGTAATATAAACTTACTTGACACAAAGGCAACATCGCCTCTGTCTTCTTGCAAGCATTTTGCTGCATTGTTGTCTCCAGAGCATTGTTTCTTCAATTTGGACACATCATCAcctgaaatttattttatttgatgattatgttcttaaaaactatgaaattgtgtgctatttgtatttaatagaaaaaagtttataaCTTTACTGTTTTTGTGATTTAGTttgagattaatttaaaatgacaaaataaattcttattaatgagtgaaaaataaatgtaagacggacttaattaattaagacGGACGGAATATTTCTATCTACATCCTACTTAATGATATATGTAATTAAGTAATATGTACTGATAacctgcataatattataaatgtgtaaTCTTAattgcatattatgtattattaaattttgatacaaTGTTGTTAATGATAGTGTGCCAAAAGTATATGCATATTAGCCAACATTTAATTTGATATCTTGGCACTCACTGCTCAcaataagtttataataatctcatatgtattttaaactagctgtgcccgcgacttcgtccgcgtggaatagcgactgcatagtagttactactttacatacaattatttagtaaacacgtactaccataaacaattcatagaattgttaatagaatttattactaatctaagctaaaaaacttacgtactttccggaaatccggggcattttccggggatatccggaaaatgcctgtaaaatatctggaaaatcccccggaaaatgtgtgaaaatgtccgggaaatacccggaaaatatccggaaaatgcgtgaaaatgttcgggaaaagcgtggaaaatgcctgaaaaatctccggaaaattccagggaaatgtctggaaaatatccggaaaaagcgtggaaaatgcctggaaaatccccggaaaatgcctgagagatgtccagaaaatgcccggaaaatattcaaaaaatgcgtgaaaatgtccggaaaaggcgtggaaaatgcctggaaaattcccggaaaatgtcaggcaaatgtcaggaaaatttctggaaaatgcctggaaaacgcgtgaaaatgtccggaaaagcgtggaaaatgccttgataatctccggaaaatgtcagggaaatgtcaggaaaatgcctgggaaatgcctggaaaatatctggaaaatatccggaaaatgcgtgaaaatgtccggaaaaagcgtggaaaatgccacttcaaatttgcgaagtaattaaagcagacaaccaaaaaaagaaaaagaaagctaaaatctttcatattaaatgtatatgggatattcatatttcatattatgtacttaaagtatgggagggtttaaagatattttttttttgatatttctcgatttatttaaaaaaatgattacggccattattaggttaagtactttcgatatcagtttaaagttttttgttatctgtaatacttacaaaaaaaaatcgcctgtgcacactgaacgattacaccttgtacatgaatgccttagcaaatgttcgccgtgattatttaaatgatcataattttttttattaatgaaccaattgacatgaattaaacactaaatgacaaaaaaattaactacagttttggattcgggatcaatttaataattacacctgctaatatttttttacatattttcattgtataaaatcgtaacataatttcctttatgtattgttctattaacacatagataatatcttcccaaggtactaaattttaataaaaaaagttgtttttgttatttatatctaaaaaagagtatttatattagacagctgaaataaacataaaatttttataagttttatggaagctgaatgtaatacaaatgggcaaatataaaagtaaaattaggtatttaaaataaataaatgaaacaactaccaattacagaaaaacttctttttcggttgaaaattgctggatcatgagtataattctttatctcttaccttgggcagtctggaagagatcgctagtaagcgataagaccgccttatgtacataccgtgttaatccatttggtatgattgtaaatattttacttggtgtggtacgtatattaccacaccaattgataaataatatgtactctgatcccagtacgatctgtaccgcatagccataacgataataaaacaatcagatgacagtaaagcacgattaaaaatcatacttgtacagtagttgtgagtgcaatatttacgtttcaaaataacattttttttggtactcaaacgtaggtagattctcacgcacgcacgctgatacgtggttggctgccccttttctcattcccgaaaaatatcctctaaaattacccaagattcttccaatgattgtaccatacgttggaaattaactttagtcaacaattgaccacgcgccaggatacttatttctactacatcctcatgcaaatcgttaatttttatgaacattgaatctgtaaataaaaaaaaaatgaaaagattactttaccttattttattaaaaagctactaacaaataaaattctatcaagaactaaagtgaccttctttgggcgtttaatatagtcttgtaaaagttatacataaaaataaaatttcatcattttcttattttgtcgtaacttcaattctaattataaacatgagtctaactatataattaattaataaagaataaatataaaagctacaacttaccttttgtgggaactcaagaaggatttttaaaatgtcacaattaactgttaatagtgtcttgtttgacatcaagtggactctgggaagacatgggttaaaaagttaaataaataagtataattaaaaaccccaccaatatcatattatttaatttttaattataaatttgcaagaagcgttaaacatgtaaattgatttgattttaatgaagtctcatagatggcgctgtttcaaatttgtctttatactactaagattcattaaactgtttctctgccaaaattacgtaaatgacgtagtttttatagtgtaaagctagataatagcgtggcttacccaaaaacaacatttaaatatgagtctttagattgtacgctgtgtaatacacggaatacgttagaaaaataaaggttcacagctcctcccccggaggtgatagcatgataatgtgtatataaaagcctcacccgacctgttagtaatattcatgcaaaatttgaagtcaatctatgcggtacttttcgagattagctcggacaaatatacagacaaacagacaaacagacaaaccgacaaacagacaaacagacaaaaattctaaaaactatgtttttggcttctatatcgattatagatcatggattatgtattcttttaaaaaaatattcaatgtacagttttgactttcctacgattttattatatgtatagattttcattattctttttgtaatttgaaaaaaaaagtcgatacTTTTGAAAgagcattaaaaatattaacaggttattattttatgaaattaattttcataattgtCAGTGTAAAATAcgaaggaaaaaaaatacttacctcTAGGATTGTTCTCTGCTTTGTCCACGCCAGGAATACAAGAACCCGCGAAGAAATCACCCAAATTTTTGATACACTGAAATTGAAATACAAACTAGAATTTCCAGTTCACAAAATGAATATAACTTTCATGTTCATGCAAAATTCACCTGATCGGATTTGATGACCTTTTTGTTGATTAAGTAATAAAGCGGGGCTTGCAAACCGCTGAATGTGCCGTATGAATTGTGGCAGGAGCTGCAAAAACAATTCATTTTACATTCACGCtgataaataaacagaataggtatattgtttaatCTGCTATATCGTTATTTAGGATTTATATTTCAACAcgacttgtttttatttatacttacattcacatacctaggtacatacagttataaaatattataaagcataATAACTAATGCTTTCGAGTAAAGTCGTGGGAGGAAAGCTAGTTTCGAAATACCTAAATGGTAATAAGTAGATGGGTATAAGTAACTTATCAAGTTTCTTGGAGtaaatgtctatttaattAGAATGGTTTTAATTTGACTAAATTATCTACTTATGCAGTCGCGACTTAAATGGATCTTGATGAAATGAAGTTTTTatgcatacctacataattagaCTAAGTAGGCATAAGTAAGAAAGTTAAGAGAAGCATTTTCATTTGAAGGTGTTTCAAATAACATCAATcatcgttttattttcattcattttgtttaatttaaaacaatattattttatttaaacgaaACACTTAaaactgatattgaaagtGTACCCTGTGTACATACCCAAATTACGCGCCTGTTTGgtagtatacatataaaaacgtAACTTTATAGGTAGACCGTACACTTTatgaacaaaattaattagtaatttccAGAGAAGGGtaactttttctttttcaactttaataacttttaaaagaaAGTTCTCGAAGCGAGTACCTAGAGGCAATGTAATTGATGTTATGATGGATGGATCTCGAACGCGAGTTGAATGAAGCCATCAATGTCTGTCTCTTTCGCAATGGTAGCTTTGCAATTAATCCTTCTGCTTTTGCTGTTTCTTTTGTAATGTATAGTTTGTAGTTAAAAGTGCAAGCcttggtttattttaaatattttaaagcagATTTTTACTCTCAATTACGGTATCGACAAAAGTGAGAGAGGGTATTTAACAATAACACAAAAAGTTGCTGAAAGAATAAACTTAAGtacttattcattttaaaaaatattttgaaacacATAATTagtgattatatttaaaaaaaactaggtATCTCCCgtttaatttgaactttcaatataatataggaaagAAAAATTGAAGCTTTTAGGTATTTTTTCAGtctatttaacttttaattttataaatatttccatGACTTCGcctaaaaatatgaaatccTTAAAAAAGCTCACCGTTTTCCTCTAAGATCTTCAATTTTCGAGTATGGTGTGTTCTTCTTGACAACAGCAACAGCGTAATTAGGTATTTTAGAGGCTCCATACACTTCGTGGAAAACTGGATGCAGATTGTACTTTTTGGATGCTGACGCTACCTTCATACCGTCTACGGATGCTAAATCTGAGCCATTGTCTTGAACCtgatgttttttaataaagaaaaaaatattgctttaCAACTTAAAATCTTCATCTTATATATCTTAATCACGATGGATTGCTATTAAATATCAGAAAGAGAATATTCTAAACTTGATTCGTccgataaattattcaaattttaaatacaacctATCCCTCATAACATCTATAACACTCCTTTCTCTATGACtaacctttataaatttacttagAATAAGCCAAATATTCTATTCCCTTATACCAACcatttttttacacaaaaaataacattttaatacttttacttttttattaatttttatacttacgCTCTTCAAGCAATCTTCATCAGAAGCTTCTTGCACGCAGTCGAGTTTGGGACGAATGTCTCTGCTGAACGCGAACACGGACATCGAGCGGCATTTCGCTAACGCCACATTTGATGTTACACACATCCTGTGTtttggtataattaaaaaaaaaagaataagaaCAATGTAAAAAATGATTGGCGAAGGTGCGCAGGTTAAAGATCGAGATTTTCTTGTGagaatttgatatatttatcaattaggtacatttaaaatttataagcacaGAATAATGGTGAAAAAGTTaacattgtaaattttttcgttattaGCATCCAAATTCTTTTTATTGGATTTTACTAACTACTTTACTTGTGAATTAGTATCAATATCAACATTCAACATTTTTGATTCGTGATATGAATATTACAAACCATAGTAAGTActgtattgttttaattatataaattaattaatcatctAGGATCTACGTTCGAATAAATGATCCTAGCCATTAATCAAACCGGCTTCTAGAAACATCCAAGAATAATGTTTTAAGATTTAAGACgcttttaaacattaattccACAATCTTACCTAACAACAGGCTCTGGGGGTCCATGGCCTCGCTCAATGACTTCAGTATAGTTGGCCTTTTGTAAGTAATCGACTGGCCTGATCGGAATATTATCAGCTACGTGGTGAATCTTTTCGGAGAGACCTAATACGTTCGTGAACCAATCTGGTTTGGTACTTGCACCTAAGatcgtacaaaaatattagtaaTACAAAGCTGTGCAGGCCATTTTTATAGATTGAGAACTTCTGCTTTTAACGGATTCAAACCGTTTTATGTTGTGCACTGTTAgcacaaacaaaataattttaagaaataagagatgataaattaataaatggtGAATAGATTTGTTAAGTAGtcttcaatttataaaaacaatgttcAATAGTATATTgaacattgtttttataaaataaaaattgaaataacgaaaattgaaataataggtacctaggtacaaCTTAAAGAGaaatttaaacataacaaTCAAAACGAATAAGTAACCCGAAAGCAATCAACAATAACGACACTACCTAACTCAGAACAAATTAcaacaatttacaataaaattaaaccagTACTTACCAGCATCAGCTAATTGCTTAATCTTTTCTCTTAACGGCGACAATTTAGCGAGCACATCGTGATGACCGAGCAATCCTTGCCACGGTCGGGCCGCCCAAGAGCAAGGTTTCTCCCTAATCGGTACTTTGGACCCGTCAGAACAAAGATACGCGAAGTCATCGGGGTTCTCTGAAGATTGGCTGGCGGGGGTTGTTCCTACTGGGAGCTATACCAGAAATTACTATTTGGTaactacatacatatttacatttgtGTGAATAGAATTGTGTATCTATATCGCGTATGTTTATGTTATGAGCAAAGCAATTTATAAAGAAGCGAGATGGTAATTAGAGCAGCAGTAAAGAAATCCCTctgtttattatatacttatctTTGTTAGGCTTATGTTCAACATCAGACAAGTACGACGACTTCTACTTTATAAATTCGATAGGTACTAGAAATAGAACttataatcaattataattttctgaAATCTACCCTGATTATCTCTACAATTAGATACTGTACCAATGCTTctagaaaaattaattcaaattttatacatttgttTAAACATGATATCAAAGTTAAAGTGTAGACTTGAATTCactacatacaatatattttcaaagaatCTGATTGTATATGGAAGCAGACTTTTATCAAAGCTTTTAACGGGTAATGGAGAGAGGATTTCAACGTAACGTTAATTCATTAGATTACCGATTTCACGGTACGAGACTCGTATTTCACAATAGTTTTACATTGCATTGACACTGACGGATATTGATCTGACATTCATCCGGATATCGAAAATCCCATCACTTCGACCCAAGACCCATCTCTATAGAATTACGACGCGCTAAGAGGAAACATTACCTGCGGTGGCCTTACTTAGTGACTTGTATTTATGATacataataatgataatagtTCAGAGTACGTACAAATAGTTTAGAGGAACCGATAGGGCCGTTTTATATGatcagatttttttaattcaaacttctTCTAACTA
This region includes:
- the LOC123696649 gene encoding succinate dehydrogenase cytochrome b560 subunit, mitochondrial-like, producing the protein MAFYCGSRLGSNSLLGNFAKFRTALGTAQYAQSAAVPKVSFKKYEPPKEEHYDIRNARLQRPMSPHLTIYKPQLTSILSVTHRAAGIMLSGYITALGVGALVLPHDVAHYVTMIEGLNLSPATIFLAKAILAAPFGYHFANGIRHLYWDTAKGLTIKEVYSTGYAMLAGAVAVTLFLAAL
- the LOC123696647 gene encoding transferrin — its product is MVNCLTMTLKYTSILFLLALTSLNVNCKSAYKICVPTQHLKSCEEMLEIPTKSKALLECVPARDRVECLTHVQQRQADLVPVDPEDMYVASKIPNQDFVVFQEYRTDEEPDAEFRYEAVIVVHKDLNINSLDQLKGLKSCHTGVNRNVGYKIPLTMLMKREIFPKMTDRTISPKENELRALSTFFKKSCIVGTWSPDPKTNSAWKSQYSQLCAMCEHPDKCDYPDNFSGYEGALRCLAHNGGEVAFTKVIYVRKFFGLPVGTTPASQSSENPDDFAYLCSDGSKVPIREKPCSWAARPWQGLLGHHDVLAKLSPLREKIKQLADAGASTKPDWFTNVLGLSEKIHHVADNIPIRPVDYLQKANYTEVIERGHGPPEPVVRMCVTSNVALAKCRSMSVFAFSRDIRPKLDCVQEASDEDCLKSVQDNGSDLASVDGMKVASASKKYNLHPVFHEVYGASKIPNYAVAVVKKNTPYSKIEDLRGKRSCHNSYGTFSGLQAPLYYLINKKVIKSDQCIKNLGDFFAGSCIPGVDKAENNPRGDDVSKLKKQCSGDNNAAKCLQEDRGDVAFVSSADLSSFDSSQYELICLNRDAGGRDSLSNFATCNLVMEPSRTWLSAKDFLSDVSIAHTPLSLAQLLDTRTDLFNIYGEFLKNNNVIFNNAAKGLATTEKLDFEKFKTIHDVLNSCGVA